Part of the Candidatus Margulisiibacteriota bacterium genome, ATCGTCTTGATCCGGTCGCTCTCTTTGACCCGCAGCTCTTTCGCCCCGCGGATCTCGGTCGTCCCCACCGCCTGGGTGGCCGCCACGGCGATGATCGGGATCTCGTCGATCAGCCGCGGAATGATCTCCCCGTCAATTTTCACCGCTCTTAATTCCGAACTCCGAACTACCAGGTCGGCGCGCGGTTCGCCGGAGATGATCCGTTCGTTCTCGACCACCAGATCAGCCCCCATCCGGTGGAGAACGTCGATGATCCCGGTGCGGGTCGGATTGACCCCAACCTCCCGCAAAGTAATGACCGCCCCGGGAAGGATCAAGCCGGCGACGATAAAGAAGGCGGCCGAAGAGATATCCCCCGGCACGTCAACCTCGGCACCGTCAAACTCTTTCTGACCAGTGATTCGTGATTCGTGGTTCGTGATTCGTATAGTTGCGCCAAAGTGTTCCAGCATCCGCTCTGTATGGTCACGCGACTGGTTCTTTTCAAGAACTGATGTTTCGCCGCCCGCGAACAGGCCGGCCAGTAATACCGCGGATTTGACTTGCGCGGAGGCCACGGGAAGTTCGTAAGAGATCGGTTCGAGGTTGCCGCCAAAGATCTGGAGCGGAGCGTAGATCTCGCCGTCGCGCTCTACCCCGGCTATACTCGCGTTCATCAGCCGGAGCGGTTTGGCGATCCGCCCCATCGGCCGGCGCTGGATCGAGGCGTCGCCGGTTATTTTCGTAGTAAAGCTCTGGCCGGCCAGTATCCCGGAGATCAGCCTGATCGTCGTCCCGGAATTACCGACATCGAGGGCCTCTTTAGCCGGCCTTAAACCTTGCAGCCCCTTCCCCATAACTCGCAACTCGGACCCCGTAACATTAATGGCAACGCCTAGCTTCCGAAAGCAGTCAATGGTCGCTAAGCAATCAGCGCTGGCCAAGTAATTTCTGATAACAGTCTCACCCCGGGCCAGGGCGCCCAGCATGACCGCCC contains:
- the aroA gene encoding 3-phosphoshikimate 1-carboxyvinyltransferase, whose protein sequence is MVKADFRLPGDKSISHRAVMLGALARGETVIRNYLASADCLATIDCFRKLGVAINVTGSELRVMGKGLQGLRPAKEALDVGNSGTTIRLISGILAGQSFTTKITGDASIQRRPMGRIAKPLRLMNASIAGVERDGEIYAPLQIFGGNLEPISYELPVASAQVKSAVLLAGLFAGGETSVLEKNQSRDHTERMLEHFGATIRITNHESRITGQKEFDGAEVDVPGDISSAAFFIVAGLILPGAVITLREVGVNPTRTGIIDVLHRMGADLVVENERIISGEPRADLVVRSSELRAVKIDGEIIPRLIDEIPIIAVAATQAVGTTEIRGAKELRVKESDRIKTIASELRKMGAKIEELDDGLKITGPTKLTGAKIESYGDHRIAMSAAIAGLITEGRTRVTDTACIETSFPGFEEILASLNK